TTCATAGGGCACGATCTGATCATCGTCACCATGCATCACCAGCACCGGGATCTTGATGCTCTTCAGATCATCGGTGAAGTCGGTCTGGGAGAAGGCGACAATCCCGTCGTAGTGGGCCTTGGCGCTGCCCATCATGCCCTGGCGCCACCAATTGAGGATGGTGCCCTCGGACGGTTTGGCGCCCGGGCGGTTGTAGCCGTAGAAAGGTCCAGCCGGAACGTCATGGTAGAACTGGGCGCGGTTGGCTTTGAGCTGGGCCTGCAAGTCATCGAAAACCGACTTCGGCAAACCTCCCGGGTTGTTCGGGGTCTGGACCATCAGCGGTGGTACGGCGCTGATGATCACCGCCTTCGACACGCGGTCCTCGCCGTGGCGTGCGATGTAATGGATGACTTCACCACCGCCGGTGGAGTGGCCGACATGGACTGCGCCCTGCACGCCAAGATGGTCGACCACCGCCGCGACGTCATCGGCATAGTGGTCCATGTCGTGCCCGTCCCACACCTGGCTGGATCGCCCGTGACCGCGCCGGTCGTGTGCAACCACCCGGTAGCCGTTGGCCAGGAAAAACA
This genomic interval from Pseudomonas putida contains the following:
- a CDS encoding alpha/beta fold hydrolase, translating into MGYVTTQDGVEIFYKDWGPRDAQVIFFHHGWPLSSDDWDAQMLFFLANGYRVVAHDRRGHGRSSQVWDGHDMDHYADDVAAVVDHLGVQGAVHVGHSTGGGEVIHYIARHGEDRVSKAVIISAVPPLMVQTPNNPGGLPKSVFDDLQAQLKANRAQFYHDVPAGPFYGYNRPGAKPSEGTILNWWRQGMMGSAKAHYDGIVAFSQTDFTDDLKSIKIPVLVMHGDDDQIVPYENSGLLSARLLQNGTLKTYAGFPHGMPTTNADTINADLLAFVRG